A region from the Arachis ipaensis cultivar K30076 chromosome B01, Araip1.1, whole genome shotgun sequence genome encodes:
- the LOC107605127 gene encoding uncharacterized protein LOC107605127, producing MQNKEAIHEVDKRFARWLLDCKIPFNAVMSPYFQDMLDGVAGIGPGYKGPSYDKLRVHLLADLERESQMLVDSYRSAWKETGCTLMADGLCFLKSVDASSIVKNASHLCTLFSEVIEWIGPNNIVHVVTDNAANYVAAGRLINRKYDNIYWSPCAAHCLNLILKDISSMAHISNLATRASKITVFVYNHTVFLSWLRERPKWREIVRPGATRFATVFITLKSIFDRKKELQQLVVDSISLITN from the exons ATGCAAAACAAAGAGGCGATACACGAGGTTGATAAACGATTTGCTCGGTGGCTTTTGGATTGTAAAATTCCATTTAATGCTGTGATGTCGCCATATTTCCAAGATATGTTAGATGGTGTTGCTGGTATTGGACCTGGTTACAAGGGGCCTTCTTATGATAAGttaagggttcatttgttggcTGATCTTGAAAGAGAAAGTCAAATGCTAGTTGATAGTTATAGGAGTGCATGGAAGGAAACTGGATGTACCCTCATGGCTGATG GTTTGTGCTTTCTGAAATCAGTAGATGCTTCCAGTATCGTAAAAAATGCTTCACACTTGTGTACTTTGTTTTCTGAGGTGATTGAATGGATTGGCCCAAATAATATTGTGCATGTTGTGACTGACAATGCAGCCAATTATGTTGCTGCTGGTAGGCTTATCAATAGAAAATATGATAATATCTATTGGTCACCATGTGCTGCTCATTGccttaatcttattttaaaagatATAAGCAGCATGGCGCATATTTCTAACCTTGCAACTCGTGCTTCAAAGATCACAGTATTTGTGTACAATCATACGGTTTTCTTATCTTGGCTAAGAGAAAGACCTAAGTGGAGAGAAATTGTACGTCCTGGTGCAACCCGGTTTGCAACTGTGTTTATTACATTGAAGAGCATCTTTGACCGTAAAAAGGAGTTGCAACAATTGGTTGTAGATTCAATTTCACTGATCACAAATTAG
- the LOC107628461 gene encoding AP-2 complex subunit mu, whose product MPVAASAVYFLNLRGDVLINRLYRDDVGGNMVDAFRTHIMQTKELGTCPVRQIGGCSFFYMRISNVYIVIVVSTNANVACAFKFVVEAVALFKSYFGGAFDEDAIRNNFVLIYELLDEIMDFGYPQNLSAEILKLYITQEGVRSPFSSKPADKPVPNATLQVTGAVGWRREGLVYKKNEVFLDIVESVNLLMSSKGSVLRCDVTGKILMKCFLSGMPDLKLGLNDKIGLEKESQLKSRPTKSGKTIELDDVTFHQCVNLTRFNSEKTVSFVPPDGEFELMKYRITEGVNLPFKVLPTIKELGRTRMEVNVKVKSTFIEKLFALGVVVKIPVPKQTAKTSFTVTSGRAKYNASIDSLVWKIRKFPGQTEATLSAEVELISTMTEKKSWTRPPIQMEFQVPMFTASGLRVRFLKVWEKSGYNTVEWVRYITKAGSYEIRC is encoded by the exons ATGCCGGTGGCTGCTTCCGCCGTCTACTTTCTCAACCTCCGTGGTGACGTTCTCATTAATCGCCTCTACCGCGACGATGTCGG GGGAAACATGGTGGATGCCTTCCGGACCCATATTATGCAAACGAAGGAGCTCGGTACTTGTCCTGTGAGGCAGATTGGTGGTTGCTCCTTCTTTTACATGAGGATCAGCAATGTCTATATTGTCATTGTAGTCAGCACCAATGCTAATGTTGCTTGCGCTTTCAAGTTCGTCGTTGAG GCTGTTGCACTGTTCAAATCATACTTTGGTGGTGCTTTTGATGAGGATGCTATTCGCAATAATTTTGTACTCATTTATGAGCTTCTAGATG AAATTATGGACTTCGGTTACCCACAAAATCTTTCAGCAGAGATCTTAAAACTTTATATCACTCAGGAAGGAGTGCGTTCCCCGTTTTCGTCCAAG CCCGCAGATAAACCTGTTCCAAATGCTACTTTACAAGTTACTGGGGCTGTTGGTTGGCGGAGAGAAGGTCTTGTCTACAAAAAGAATGAG GTCTTTCTAGATATTGTGGAAAGTGTAAATCTTCTTATGTCTTCAAAAG GTAGTGTTCTGCGTTGTGATGTCACGGGGAAGATTCTCATGAAATGCTTTCTTTCTGGAATGCCTGATTTAAAGTTGGGTTTGAATGATAAGATTGGTCTTGAGAAAGAGTCACAACTTAAATCCCGCCCCACTAAAAG TGGTAAAACTATTGAGCTTGATGATGTCACCTTCCACCAGTGTGTAAATTTGACAAGGTTCAACTCGGAGAAGACTGTTAGTTTTGTGCCACCTGATGGTGAATTTGAACTAATGAA GTATCGTATCACTGAGGGAGTCAATCTTCCCTTTAAAGTACTGCCAACCATCAAGGAACTTGGTCGAACAAGGATGGAAGTGAATGTTAAG GTAAAGAGTACTTTTATTGAAAAGTTGTTTGCACTTGGGGTTGTAGTAAAAATTCCCGTGCCAAAACAAACTGCAAAGACAAGTTTCACAGTAACATCTGGCCGTGCCAAATACAATGCATCTATTGATTCTTTGGTTTGGAA GATTAGGAAGTTTCCAGGGCAAACTGAGGCAACCTTGAGTGCCGAAGTTGAACTTATTTCCACAATGACAGAAAAGAAATCTTGGACTAGGCCACCAATTCAGATGGAGTTTCAG GTTCCAATGTTCACAGCATCTGGTTTACGAGTTCGTTTTCTGAAG GTGTGGGAGAAGAGTGGTTACAATACTGTTGAGTGGGTTCGTTATATTACAAAAGCAGGATCATACGAGATTAGGTGCTAG